A window of Microcystis aeruginosa FD4 contains these coding sequences:
- a CDS encoding chromosome partitioning protein ParA, whose translation MGFSPCRLLIWTLFGLSFPVPSVLAEAIDEGKAIAPVTVAPSFCEGFTPLTNRVAPLVFEGETRTEELSDSACAKDLAGVGAPVLPASPLTEPTPAATPIAPENPAPQGQEDRGWQIKFQPYATIPISTYGTATARGRTVSYHLDLGEVLQSLRVTGSARVEAWNGRFGLIFDGYYASLRNVIDRQKTRVRQPNFIDSLNWLLSRDASQRIQKAINGLEGISQSVDRIQGLKEEGSFQEAGDKIRALRQDIALKTEQLSQLPAAAEEVRDQIRQEVALREEQLQELETAINNARQRFQQEIVPKIEQAQELKTTLAEIRQEVQQEVERKAERLNEFKQALDSLQGQLAERQNTLQEMVVKIQTLPDVDIGEIRDNIDIRDLRDLEKKIAELPRDPAFSDRLGNLQDFQEKLSQIQEALARGQEKIQELRGLKDSEPLQQLQAKIQELRELKDSEPLQQLQGKIEELRQTKDSEILQQLQAKVQELQQLKDSEPLQQLQAKLQELRGLKDSEPLQRLEQEIQNARESLEQLEQTMQQVQEFADNRQLQQLEADSETNLQFDQGIYDFAVSYHIGAPISHELPEKPSNRSFPLIWFQPYAGLRLNSISIDIEQTLTVQLSSPLVNFSQTFQQTFSQGRTWFEPLLGGKFGVQVSDPITLWIRGDASGFGLAGDTDLSWNLLFGVDWWVNRQISLQFAYRFYGIEYKNGSGDNAFGFTENFNGPFLAATFHF comes from the coding sequence ATGGGATTCTCGCCATGCCGCCTGCTGATCTGGACTTTGTTCGGTTTATCGTTTCCCGTCCCCAGTGTTCTTGCCGAAGCGATAGATGAGGGGAAAGCGATCGCTCCCGTGACCGTTGCCCCTTCCTTCTGCGAGGGTTTTACCCCCTTGACCAATAGGGTCGCCCCCTTGGTATTCGAGGGGGAAACCCGAACCGAGGAATTATCCGACAGTGCCTGTGCCAAGGATCTGGCGGGAGTAGGAGCGCCGGTTTTGCCAGCCTCTCCCCTCACAGAACCCACCCCAGCTGCGACCCCGATCGCACCGGAAAATCCCGCTCCCCAGGGGCAAGAGGATCGAGGTTGGCAGATTAAATTTCAGCCCTACGCGACCATTCCGATCAGTACCTACGGAACCGCAACGGCCCGGGGACGTACCGTCAGCTATCATCTCGATCTCGGGGAAGTGTTACAATCGCTCCGGGTGACGGGTAGCGCGCGCGTGGAAGCCTGGAACGGTCGTTTCGGTTTGATTTTCGACGGTTATTACGCCAGCTTGAGAAACGTGATCGACCGGCAGAAGACAAGGGTTCGACAGCCGAATTTTATCGACTCCTTGAATTGGTTGCTGAGTCGGGATGCCAGCCAGAGAATTCAAAAAGCGATCAATGGACTCGAAGGCATTTCCCAGTCGGTCGATCGGATACAAGGATTAAAAGAAGAGGGGAGCTTTCAAGAGGCAGGAGACAAAATTCGAGCGTTACGACAGGATATCGCCCTAAAAACCGAACAATTAAGCCAATTACCAGCGGCGGCCGAAGAAGTGCGCGATCAGATACGGCAGGAAGTCGCCCTTCGGGAGGAACAGTTACAGGAACTGGAAACGGCGATCAATAACGCTCGGCAACGTTTTCAGCAAGAGATCGTTCCGAAAATCGAGCAGGCGCAGGAACTGAAGACGACCCTCGCAGAAATTCGACAGGAGGTGCAGCAAGAGGTCGAGCGAAAAGCCGAGCGCTTAAACGAATTTAAACAGGCTCTTGACAGCCTTCAAGGACAATTGGCCGAACGCCAGAATACTTTACAAGAAATGGTCGTAAAAATTCAGACTCTCCCCGACGTGGATATAGGTGAGATTCGGGATAATATCGATATTCGAGATCTCCGGGATTTAGAGAAGAAAATAGCAGAATTACCCCGCGATCCTGCCTTTAGCGATCGGCTAGGAAATTTACAGGATTTTCAAGAAAAGCTCTCGCAAATACAGGAAGCACTGGCTAGAGGGCAGGAAAAAATTCAAGAATTGCGGGGGTTAAAAGATAGCGAACCCCTGCAACAACTGCAAGCGAAGATTCAAGAGTTACGGGAGCTAAAAGATAGCGAACCCCTACAACAACTACAAGGGAAGATTGAGGAGTTGCGGCAGACTAAAGATAGCGAAATCCTCCAACAATTGCAAGCAAAAGTTCAGGAGCTACAGCAGTTAAAAGATAGCGAACCCCTGCAACAACTGCAAGCGAAACTCCAAGAGTTACGGGGGTTAAAAGATAGCGAACCCCTGCAACGACTCGAACAAGAAATTCAGAACGCCCGAGAATCGCTCGAACAACTAGAACAAACAATGCAACAGGTACAAGAATTCGCCGACAATCGCCAATTACAGCAACTCGAAGCGGATTCGGAAACAAACCTACAATTCGATCAGGGCATCTACGATTTCGCCGTCAGTTACCACATCGGCGCTCCGATCAGCCACGAACTGCCCGAAAAACCCTCTAATCGCTCTTTTCCCTTAATTTGGTTCCAGCCCTATGCGGGCCTTCGTCTCAATAGTATCAGTATCGATATCGAGCAAACGCTTACCGTACAACTATCCAGTCCCCTCGTCAACTTCAGCCAAACTTTCCAACAAACCTTCAGTCAGGGGAGAACTTGGTTTGAACCGCTCCTCGGCGGTAAATTTGGGGTACAGGTGTCCGATCCGATCACTTTATGGATTCGGGGAGACGCTTCCGGTTTCGGGCTGGCCGGCGATACAGATCTAAGCTGGAACCTCCTCTTTGGAGTCGATTGGTGGGTGAATCGCCAAATTTCCCTGCAATTCGCCTATCGTTTCTACGGGATCGAGTATAAAAACGGTAGTGGCGATAACGCGTTCGGTTTTACGGAAAACTTTAACGGACCCTTTCTCGCCGCCACTTTTCACTTTTAA
- a CDS encoding mechanosensitive ion channel family protein, whose product MNNNIPSLSEIIANQLLFLGRRNVQNQLTIIFISLILAWLLSKWLWSYLGKRFPHVTSFIYSDKKLTIRQYFAILIQFLNFPVISLILLDLNYLIFLSQNWTRGMINLSIELMGFYLIYRCLLAGLYARVSLNTIKYYHGRLLAPLLVLFVLRNILIFYNDLQEIAQASPFNLFNSPITLGSICILIIAPYFLVIIVILVESIILSIANLNQPASCGEIEATLLLGRYFFIVLGFILILGYVGVNATAIAAITGGLSVGIGFGMKEVVSNFISGILLLFEKVLKPGDIINIEGQTSQVKKLGIRATRVQILTDNSEKIIPNQKFFTEDVTTYTGSDNLIYCSIVIGVGYHSNAQQVMNLLLDIAEQHPHILKNPQPVAFFLNFDHSSLNFELKFWLDNVNRKKRVISDVNCVILDRFTQQGIEIPFPQQDIHIRNN is encoded by the coding sequence ATGAACAATAATATTCCCTCTCTTTCAGAAATAATTGCTAACCAATTATTATTTTTAGGACGCAGAAATGTTCAAAACCAATTAACGATTATTTTTATATCTTTAATTCTTGCTTGGTTATTATCAAAATGGTTATGGTCTTACTTGGGAAAAAGATTCCCTCACGTCACCAGTTTTATCTATAGTGATAAAAAGTTAACCATCCGTCAATATTTTGCTATCCTGATACAATTTCTTAATTTTCCAGTTATTAGTCTAATTTTACTTGACTTAAATTATCTAATTTTTCTCAGTCAAAACTGGACAAGAGGAATGATTAATTTATCTATAGAATTAATGGGGTTTTATTTAATTTATCGTTGTTTATTAGCTGGATTATACGCTAGGGTTTCCCTGAATACAATTAAATATTATCATGGTCGGCTTTTAGCACCTTTATTGGTATTATTCGTCCTGAGAAACATTCTTATTTTCTACAATGATCTTCAAGAAATTGCTCAAGCATCTCCCTTTAATTTATTCAATAGTCCGATCACATTGGGCAGCATATGTATTCTGATAATTGCTCCTTATTTTCTTGTAATTATTGTTATTCTTGTAGAGAGTATAATTCTGAGTATTGCTAATTTAAATCAGCCAGCTAGTTGCGGTGAAATTGAAGCAACTTTACTTTTAGGACGTTATTTTTTCATTGTCTTAGGTTTTATTCTCATCTTGGGTTATGTGGGAGTTAATGCAACGGCAATAGCGGCAATTACTGGCGGTTTATCGGTGGGTATTGGTTTTGGTATGAAGGAAGTAGTAAGTAATTTTATTAGCGGTATTTTACTATTATTTGAAAAAGTTCTCAAACCCGGTGATATCATTAATATTGAAGGACAGACTTCTCAGGTAAAAAAGCTAGGTATTCGAGCGACAAGAGTGCAAATTCTTACAGACAATTCTGAAAAAATTATTCCCAATCAAAAGTTTTTTACTGAGGATGTCACCACCTATACGGGTAGTGATAACTTGATTTATTGTTCAATTGTTATCGGAGTTGGTTATCATTCTAACGCACAACAGGTGATGAATTTATTGCTAGACATTGCTGAACAACATCCTCACATACTTAAAAACCCGCAACCAGTAGCTTTTTTTCTTAATTTTGATCATTCTAGTTTAAACTTTGAATTAAAGTTCTGGTTGGATAATGTTAACAGGAAAAAGCGAGTAATTAGTGATGTTAATTGTGTTATTCTTGATAGGTTTACCCAACAGGGTATCGAGATTCCCTTCCCGCAGCAAGATATTCACATTCGCAATAATTAA
- a CDS encoding sugar ABC transporter substrate-binding protein — translation MQSLRLRVKTAWRSKKAKMIISLLLLFILMPIFLYACFSDLPNQSSEQRQGTLLVWYPEEGNLTEVLGLGLQEFEKLNPQVTILEQAIPIDEIPERFFKQSQSGLGASVILIFSRNIPRLVSQGVLEEIDRKNLDLSIYNPPTLKQVSYQGKIYGIPLGSRTRVLCYNQKKLQVSPDPLLKQPPTSLGGLVERARKGYSVGMVSSFEDTFWGMAIFGSYLWDEQGRLQPRLDDWAKWLEWLKFASSQPNFILNRQRELLHNAFARGRLTYYVCNSIEIADLKNSLQDDLRVALLPQETQGKAAPILYTRVMVFNRNNSDNENSLGLALGKFLTNPEQQLQAITQTESFIPTNRRVQIEGNLLPIESVLLQQSHNAVAVPLDDWEKLNKILEEGEFWYERAIAGEISSSTAAHQLTLYIQSGLEQEVRKIN, via the coding sequence ATGCAATCCCTAAGGCTCAGAGTTAAAACTGCTTGGAGAAGCAAAAAAGCAAAGATGATTATATCGCTCCTATTGCTTTTTATCTTGATGCCGATTTTTCTTTATGCTTGTTTTAGTGATCTTCCTAACCAATCATCGGAGCAACGGCAAGGAACCCTTTTAGTGTGGTATCCAGAAGAGGGTAATTTAACTGAAGTATTAGGTCTCGGTTTGCAAGAGTTTGAAAAATTAAATCCGCAGGTGACAATTCTTGAACAAGCTATTCCTATCGATGAGATACCCGAACGTTTTTTTAAACAATCTCAAAGCGGATTAGGTGCAAGTGTTATTCTAATTTTTTCGAGAAATATACCCAGATTAGTATCCCAAGGAGTACTGGAGGAAATTGACCGGAAAAATCTAGATTTATCTATTTATAATCCCCCAACCCTGAAACAAGTTAGCTATCAAGGAAAAATCTATGGCATTCCCTTAGGTTCTCGTACTCGTGTACTGTGTTACAATCAAAAAAAATTACAAGTTAGTCCCGATCCGCTGCTGAAGCAACCTCCCACCAGTTTAGGGGGATTAGTTGAACGTGCGCGCAAAGGCTATTCTGTGGGGATGGTGTCCTCTTTTGAAGATACTTTTTGGGGAATGGCAATTTTTGGCAGCTATTTGTGGGATGAGCAGGGTAGGCTGCAACCTCGCTTAGATGATTGGGCAAAATGGCTAGAATGGCTAAAATTCGCCTCGTCACAGCCTAATTTTATCCTCAATCGTCAACGGGAATTACTTCATAATGCTTTTGCTAGAGGTCGCTTAACCTATTATGTGTGTAATTCTATTGAAATTGCCGATTTAAAAAACAGCCTCCAAGATGATCTCAGAGTCGCTTTACTCCCCCAAGAAACTCAAGGTAAAGCAGCACCAATTCTCTATACACGGGTGATGGTATTTAATCGCAATAATAGTGATAATGAAAATAGTTTGGGATTAGCTTTAGGAAAATTTCTCACCAATCCCGAACAACAATTACAAGCAATCACCCAAACAGAAAGTTTTATTCCCACTAATCGACGGGTGCAGATCGAAGGAAATTTACTACCGATCGAATCGGTATTATTACAACAATCTCACAATGCTGTGGCAGTTCCTCTGGATGATTGGGAAAAGTTGAATAAAATTTTAGAAGAGGGAGAATTTTGGTATGAAAGAGCGATCGCTGGTGAAATATCTTCCTCAACAGCAGCCCACCAACTGACACTTTATATTCAATCAGGTCTCGAGCAGGAAGTCAGGAAAATAAATTAA
- a CDS encoding HAD-IB family phosphatase, giving the protein MSKTVFCDFDGTITAVETFAGMLKEFAPDLSAQIMPQMYARTLSLRRGVRQLLESIPSQKYADILAYAESKPIRPGLAEFLAFLQEQSIPFIIISGGIQGMIETVLKREGLLDKVTAIYGVNLHTQGEYLQVHSDWENETELVAKALIMAKYSGVETIAIGDSVTDITMARRADLVFARDRLIDYLQSENQPYIPWDNFFEIREYLLLRD; this is encoded by the coding sequence ATGAGTAAAACTGTTTTCTGTGACTTTGATGGCACTATCACCGCCGTGGAAACCTTTGCGGGTATGCTCAAAGAATTCGCCCCCGATTTATCGGCTCAGATTATGCCGCAAATGTACGCCCGTACTCTCAGTCTGCGCCGGGGTGTTCGTCAACTGCTAGAGTCGATACCGAGCCAAAAGTACGCCGATATTCTCGCCTATGCCGAAAGCAAGCCAATTCGCCCCGGATTAGCCGAATTCCTCGCTTTTTTACAGGAGCAATCCATCCCTTTTATTATTATCTCCGGTGGTATCCAAGGCATGATTGAAACGGTCTTAAAACGGGAGGGACTATTAGACAAGGTGACGGCAATTTATGGGGTAAATCTTCATACTCAAGGGGAATATCTGCAAGTTCATTCCGATTGGGAAAATGAGACGGAATTAGTGGCTAAAGCCTTGATTATGGCCAAATATTCAGGAGTAGAAACTATTGCGATCGGTGATTCCGTTACCGATATTACCATGGCTAGAAGGGCCGATCTAGTTTTTGCTAGGGATCGTTTAATCGATTATCTGCAATCGGAAAATCAACCCTATATTCCTTGGGATAACTTTTTTGAGATTCGTGAATATCTGTTATTGAGAGATTAG
- a CDS encoding carbon-nitrogen hydrolase family protein, producing the protein MKSYLAAAIQMTSQPDLEKNLAAAEELIELAVGKGAELIGLPENFAFMGAETDKIAQAETIALKADKFLRTMAQRFQVTILGGGFPVPVTGIPDKAYNTAILVDGNGAELARYQKVHLFDVNVPDGNTYQESSTVMAGIDLPPIYGSDSLGKIGLSICYDVRFPELYRYLSQQGADVLFVPAAFTAFTGKDHWKVLLQARAIENTCYIIAPAQTGNNYERRYTHGHAMIIDPWGVVLADAGEEAGVAIAEINPQRLQQVRRQMPSLQHRVFV; encoded by the coding sequence ATGAAATCCTATCTCGCCGCCGCCATTCAAATGACCAGTCAGCCGGATTTAGAGAAAAATCTCGCTGCCGCTGAAGAATTGATCGAACTTGCCGTAGGTAAAGGGGCGGAATTAATCGGTTTACCAGAAAATTTCGCCTTTATGGGGGCAGAAACCGATAAAATCGCCCAGGCCGAGACTATTGCTCTCAAAGCCGATAAATTCCTCCGCACCATGGCCCAACGGTTTCAAGTGACCATTTTAGGGGGAGGTTTTCCCGTGCCAGTGACGGGTATTCCCGATAAGGCTTATAATACGGCTATTTTAGTCGATGGCAACGGTGCGGAATTAGCCCGTTATCAAAAAGTCCATCTCTTTGATGTCAATGTCCCGGATGGTAACACCTATCAGGAATCGAGTACAGTCATGGCAGGGATCGATTTACCGCCAATTTATGGCTCCGATAGCTTGGGAAAAATTGGCCTCTCGATTTGCTATGATGTGCGTTTTCCCGAACTCTATCGCTATTTATCGCAGCAAGGAGCCGATGTTTTATTTGTACCCGCAGCCTTTACAGCTTTTACCGGGAAAGATCATTGGAAAGTTTTGTTACAAGCGCGAGCGATCGAGAATACTTGTTATATAATAGCGCCCGCTCAAACGGGTAATAATTACGAGCGCCGTTACACCCACGGTCACGCTATGATTATCGATCCTTGGGGTGTGGTTTTAGCCGATGCGGGGGAAGAAGCGGGAGTGGCAATTGCCGAAATTAATCCCCAACGTCTGCAACAAGTGCGACGACAAATGCCTTCCCTGCAACATCGTGTTTTTGTTTAA
- a CDS encoding RNA-guided endonuclease TnpB family protein encodes MYKAYKFRLKPNTEQEIALAKSFGCCRWFWNYSLNLCQETYKTTGKGLTRGYIQGLLPSLKKEYEWLTDAYSQCLQVVALNLSQAYQNFFEKRSRLPRFKSKHGKQSISYPANVKFEGDYLKLPGKVGLVYCVRHREFAGTIKTVTISKNPDGKYYASILVDDGQSPLPPLIRGVPKAGGSTLNQGGDEDGGIDGKAIGIDLGLNHFAITSNGSKYDNHKHFAKHQRNLKRKQQKLSRKKKGSNNRQKARRKVAKVHYKISRCREDFLHKLSRKIVNENQVIAVENLNVKAMVRNHNLAKAISDCSWGMFCTMLKYKAEWQGKTYIEVDRFFPSSKTCHVCLNQVGSLPLDVRSWTCEHCKTIHDRDINAAINIKNEALRILVLSKAEACPELHRRVLSLGTSDTAQVGDVRPKAGRKSVLRQSPVK; translated from the coding sequence ATGTACAAAGCGTACAAATTCAGACTTAAGCCTAATACCGAGCAAGAAATAGCCTTAGCAAAAAGCTTTGGTTGTTGTCGTTGGTTTTGGAATTATTCCCTGAATTTATGCCAAGAAACCTATAAAACCACAGGAAAAGGGCTGACACGAGGCTATATTCAGGGACTATTGCCTAGTCTCAAAAAAGAATATGAGTGGTTGACAGATGCTTATTCCCAGTGCTTACAGGTTGTTGCTTTGAACTTATCCCAAGCTTATCAAAACTTCTTTGAGAAACGATCTAGATTACCAAGATTCAAATCTAAACATGGTAAACAATCAATTAGCTATCCCGCTAATGTCAAATTTGAAGGAGACTACCTCAAATTACCTGGTAAAGTTGGATTAGTTTATTGTGTTCGTCATCGGGAATTTGCAGGAACAATTAAAACCGTTACTATCTCAAAAAACCCAGACGGTAAATACTACGCTTCTATTTTAGTTGATGACGGACAATCCCCCCTGCCCCCCTTGATAAGGGGGGTGCCGAAGGCGGGGGGATCTACCCTTAATCAGGGTGGTGACGAAGACGGGGGGATAGATGGAAAAGCAATAGGAATCGATTTAGGACTTAATCATTTTGCTATTACCAGTAATGGCAGTAAATATGATAACCATAAACATTTTGCTAAACATCAACGCAATCTAAAAAGGAAACAACAAAAGCTTTCTCGTAAAAAGAAAGGAAGTAACAACCGTCAAAAAGCTAGACGTAAAGTAGCTAAAGTTCACTATAAAATCTCAAGATGCCGTGAGGATTTTCTCCACAAGCTATCCCGTAAGATAGTTAACGAAAACCAAGTTATTGCTGTAGAAAACCTCAATGTTAAAGCCATGGTACGCAATCATAATTTAGCTAAGGCCATTAGTGATTGTAGTTGGGGAATGTTTTGTACAATGCTTAAATACAAGGCAGAATGGCAAGGAAAAACCTATATTGAAGTTGATAGGTTTTTCCCTAGTTCTAAGACTTGTCATGTCTGTCTAAATCAAGTGGGTAGTTTGCCGCTTGATGTTAGGAGTTGGACTTGTGAGCATTGCAAAACAATCCATGACCGGGACATAAATGCGGCAATAAATATCAAAAATGAAGCCTTACGGATACTTGTACTGAGCAAAGCCGAAGCTTGCCCTGAGCTACATCGAAGGGTATTGTCGTTAGGAACTAGCGATACTGCCCAGGTCGGGGATGTCAGACCAAAAGCTGGGCGTAAGTCTGTCTTGAGGCAATCCCCTGTGAAATAG
- a CDS encoding YiaA/YiaB family inner membrane protein, with protein sequence MNDKKYGTAPSHTQAWIFQTWLSFVVSISATSLGVVYLPVEPWIKGYLGMGLLFTVGSTINLSKTVRDVEESKRLINRIDEAKLERILSQYDGSISPL encoded by the coding sequence ATGAACGATAAAAAATACGGTACTGCTCCCAGTCATACTCAAGCGTGGATTTTTCAAACTTGGTTATCTTTTGTTGTCTCTATTTCTGCCACTTCTTTAGGGGTTGTTTATCTGCCAGTAGAGCCGTGGATTAAAGGTTATTTAGGCATGGGTTTACTATTTACCGTCGGTTCCACCATTAATTTATCAAAAACTGTCCGCGATGTGGAAGAATCTAAACGCTTAATTAATCGCATTGATGAAGCAAAGTTAGAACGGATATTGAGTCAGTACGATGGGAGCATCTCACCTTTGTAA
- a CDS encoding chloride channel protein, with amino-acid sequence MLNNKLQLLLTRVGTWAVAGLLGGLIGSLAAVLLTEAIKQTLIRIASDLGNVWLPLLPLVGVTLAVLVLFGLGRGQPVQTLAPREATASGRWGSLMAWYSFPHDIARADLTGDVVNASGAEERFPWNLAPLRSLAILSTVGLGAPMGTESPAAHIGVATGTWLGSTNPALRQLVRPLAIGGGAASVSALMGIPLVGSFFMFELSQRRQVPITLERAAAMLAGGLVGWGVNAAFKLQLIRLVVPQVAPTDFWDAVGATLLIGAIAGTITALTGEAIYWARGLRNRPATRLLIGGLVMLFLAIVIGRVATPAAAFGPGGAAIDWAENIETTPYHLLAVALLRAAATTAAVLAGGCGGVFVPFLAIGDLSGRVFATTFEISGDLAGAAGAAAGIAGGYRLPLTAMAMVLGVGGPGAAQLTCLATVVVAALSGLVAARAANQLSSSLRTIIR; translated from the coding sequence ATGCTAAATAACAAACTACAACTTCTGTTAACCAGGGTAGGCACATGGGCCGTTGCTGGTCTGCTCGGCGGTTTGATCGGTTCTCTGGCTGCGGTACTGCTGACTGAGGCAATTAAGCAAACCCTCATCAGGATTGCCTCTGACCTAGGCAACGTCTGGCTACCGCTGCTGCCACTGGTGGGCGTTACCTTAGCAGTGCTAGTCCTGTTTGGACTGGGTAGGGGCCAACCCGTGCAGACCTTAGCTCCCCGCGAGGCCACTGCCTCTGGCCGCTGGGGTTCTCTAATGGCCTGGTACTCCTTCCCCCATGACATTGCTCGCGCCGATCTGACCGGTGACGTGGTGAACGCATCCGGCGCAGAAGAGCGATTCCCCTGGAATCTAGCACCGTTGCGCTCCCTGGCCATCCTCTCCACTGTTGGGCTGGGTGCGCCCATGGGAACAGAATCACCAGCGGCTCATATTGGCGTGGCGACGGGAACTTGGTTAGGTAGCACAAATCCAGCCCTGCGTCAACTGGTGCGGCCGCTGGCAATCGGCGGCGGTGCGGCAAGTGTTTCTGCCCTGATGGGAATCCCTCTGGTGGGCAGCTTCTTTATGTTTGAGTTGAGTCAGCGACGCCAGGTTCCGATCACCCTGGAGCGGGCAGCGGCGATGTTAGCTGGGGGACTGGTGGGATGGGGAGTCAACGCTGCCTTTAAGCTGCAACTGATCCGGCTGGTCGTGCCGCAGGTTGCCCCGACTGACTTCTGGGATGCGGTGGGTGCCACTTTGTTGATCGGAGCGATCGCTGGCACGATTACAGCCCTCACCGGTGAGGCGATCTACTGGGCCAGAGGCTTGCGGAACAGGCCCGCCACTCGTCTCCTGATCGGTGGACTGGTGATGCTGTTCCTGGCGATTGTGATCGGACGGGTGGCGACCCCCGCAGCGGCTTTTGGGCCGGGGGGAGCCGCTATCGACTGGGCCGAAAACATTGAAACGACTCCTTACCACCTGTTGGCGGTAGCTCTGCTCCGGGCTGCCGCCACCACCGCTGCCGTTTTAGCTGGGGGCTGTGGTGGCGTGTTTGTACCTTTTCTGGCGATCGGCGACCTCAGTGGCCGGGTGTTCGCAACGACCTTTGAGATTTCGGGGGATCTGGCGGGTGCGGCGGGGGCAGCGGCCGGTATTGCTGGCGGCTATCGCCTACCTCTGACCGCCATGGCGATGGTGCTGGGGGTGGGTGGCCCGGGGGCAGCCCAGCTAACCTGTCTTGCTACAGTGGTCGTCGCCGCCCTTTCTGGATTGGTGGCCGCACGGGCAGCCAATCAACTCTCTAGTTCTCTGCGTACAATAATCCGCTAG